CAGATTCTTCATCGAGGTGTTTTCCACCAGCTCGCCGTTCTGAATGATGCCGATATTGCGGCACAGCATTTCAGCCTCTTCCAGATAGTGGGTGGTCAGAATAATGGTGGTGCCTTTGTCGTTGAGATCTTTCAGGAAGCCCCACATGGAGCGACGAAGTTCGATATCAACACCCGCTGTCGGTTCATCGAGGATCAGCAGCTTTGGCTCGTGCATCAGCGCACGGGCAATCATCAGGCGGCGCTTCATCCCGCCGGACAACATGCGCGCGCGTTCGTTACGCTTTTCCCACAGATCGAGCTGCTTAAGGTATTTTTCGCTACGCTCCAGGGCCTCTTTACGCTCAACGCCGTAATAGCCCGCCTGGTTAACCACAATCTGCTGCACCGTCTCGAACGGGTTGAAGTTGAACTCCTGCGGAACCAGCCCCAGCTGGCGCTTGGCGTTCACCACGTCTTTTTGCAGGTCGTACCCAAAGACGCTCACCCGGCCGGACGTTTTATTGACCAGCGAGCTGATAATCCCAATGGTGGTCGATTTCCCGGCCCCGTTCGGCCCCAGAAGCGCGTAAA
This region of Enterobacter asburiae genomic DNA includes:
- a CDS encoding ABC transporter ATP-binding protein, with amino-acid sequence MAIALELEQLKKTYPGGVQALRGIDLKVEAGDFYALLGPNGAGKSTTIGIISSLVNKTSGRVSVFGYDLQKDVVNAKRQLGLVPQEFNFNPFETVQQIVVNQAGYYGVERKEALERSEKYLKQLDLWEKRNERARMLSGGMKRRLMIARALMHEPKLLILDEPTAGVDIELRRSMWGFLKDLNDKGTTIILTTHYLEEAEMLCRNIGIIQNGELVENTSMKNLLSKLKSETFILDLAAKSALPKLEGYNYRLVDTSTLEVEVLREQGINSVFSQLSAQGIQVLSMRNKANRLEELFVSLVHDKQGDKA